A single window of Mycolicibacterium aurum DNA harbors:
- the serS gene encoding serine--tRNA ligase — protein MIDPRFLRENPDAVRASQQARGEDPGLVDALAEADTARRAAISAADNLRAEQKSASKLIGKASPDERPALMAAAKDLADKVKSAEAAQSEAEKAYTAAHMAISNVIIDGVPAGGEDDFVVLDTVGEPPAIDDPRDHLELGESLGLIDMERGAKVSGSRFYFLTGFGALLQLGLFQLAVRTATENGFTLMIPPVLVRPEIMAGTGFLGAHADEIYHLEEDDMYLVGTSEVPLAGYHSGEILDLSQGPLRYAGWSTCFRREAGSYGKDTRGVIRVHQFDKVEGFVYCRPEEAEAEHDRLLGWQRQMLAHIEVPYRVIDIAAGDLGSSAARKFDCEAWVPTQQTYRELTSTSNCTTFQARRLAVRYRDGNGKPQTAATLNGTLATTRWLVAILENHQQPDGSVRIPDALVPYVGTDVLTPAK, from the coding sequence GTGATCGACCCGAGATTCCTGCGAGAGAACCCGGACGCCGTACGTGCGTCGCAACAGGCCCGCGGCGAAGATCCCGGTCTCGTCGATGCGCTCGCCGAGGCCGATACGGCGCGGCGGGCCGCCATCTCGGCCGCCGACAACCTGCGCGCCGAGCAGAAGTCGGCGAGCAAGCTGATCGGGAAGGCCTCGCCCGACGAACGTCCGGCGCTGATGGCCGCGGCCAAGGACCTCGCGGACAAGGTCAAGTCCGCCGAAGCGGCGCAGTCGGAGGCGGAGAAGGCCTACACCGCGGCACACATGGCGATCTCGAACGTCATCATCGACGGCGTCCCGGCCGGCGGCGAAGACGACTTCGTGGTGCTCGACACCGTCGGCGAACCGCCCGCCATCGACGATCCGCGGGATCACCTGGAACTCGGTGAATCGCTGGGGCTCATCGACATGGAGCGCGGCGCCAAGGTTTCGGGCTCGCGGTTCTATTTCCTGACCGGTTTCGGCGCGCTGCTGCAACTGGGGCTGTTCCAGCTGGCGGTGCGCACCGCCACCGAGAACGGTTTCACGTTGATGATCCCGCCGGTCCTGGTCCGGCCCGAGATCATGGCGGGCACCGGGTTCCTCGGCGCCCACGCCGACGAGATCTATCACCTCGAAGAAGACGACATGTACCTGGTCGGGACCTCCGAGGTGCCGCTGGCCGGCTACCACTCCGGGGAGATCCTGGACCTGTCGCAGGGTCCGCTGCGGTACGCGGGCTGGTCGACGTGCTTCCGCCGGGAGGCGGGCAGCTACGGCAAGGACACCCGCGGCGTCATCCGCGTGCACCAGTTCGACAAGGTCGAGGGCTTCGTCTACTGCAGGCCGGAGGAGGCCGAGGCCGAGCACGATCGGCTGCTCGGTTGGCAGCGGCAGATGCTGGCCCACATCGAGGTGCCGTACCGGGTGATCGACATCGCGGCAGGCGATCTCGGCTCATCGGCGGCGCGCAAGTTCGACTGCGAGGCGTGGGTGCCCACGCAGCAGACCTACCGGGAACTGACCTCGACGTCGAACTGCACGACGTTCCAGGCCCGCAGGCTCGCGGTGCGCTACCGCGACGGGAACGGCAAGCCGCAGACCGCGGCGACGCTCAACGGCACGCTGGCGACCACACGCTGGCTGGTGGCGATCCTGGAGAACCATCAGCAGCCCGACGGCAGCGTGCGCATCCCCGACGCGCTGGTGCCCTACGTCGGCACCGACGTGCTGACGCCGGCGAAGTAA
- a CDS encoding septum formation family protein, with amino-acid sequence MERMSEITGSSPAPWWKSLQGASTRRALLLTALGGLLIAGVITVLPSADPTGGLTANSISLGPRGNDTFDHAKSGDCLTWPDRTPDAAEIVDCAAEHRFEVAESVDMRTFPGSEYGPDAAPPSVARIQQISQEQCSAAVKRYLGARFDPNSRFTISMLWSGDKAWRQSGERRMLCGLQLPGPNNQQLTFQGRVAEIDQSKVWPVGTCLGIDPATNQPTDIPVDCAAPHAMEVTGAVNLATKFPDVLPPEAAQDTFIKDECTKMTDAYLAPIKLRDTTLTLIYSTVSLPSWAAGSHQVSCSIGATLGNGGWSTLLNTAKGPLMINGQPPVPPPDIPEERLSLPPIPMPDAPSSSSSSSSSSSSGSSETTYEDSTSDSQQTVHGPQATTAPTPTEQAPSEVPPPGGGNTFLNGPPPPPPAPPAEQLPPPGALPPPPPPPAPVPGPVEPPPPLLPPPPVA; translated from the coding sequence ATGGAGCGGATGTCAGAGATAACCGGATCGAGCCCGGCGCCCTGGTGGAAAAGCCTGCAGGGGGCGTCGACGCGGCGAGCGCTGCTGTTGACGGCGCTCGGCGGGCTGCTGATCGCCGGGGTGATCACCGTGCTCCCCAGCGCCGACCCCACTGGCGGCCTGACCGCCAATTCGATCTCACTCGGACCGCGCGGCAATGACACCTTCGACCACGCCAAGAGCGGCGACTGCCTGACCTGGCCCGACCGCACCCCCGACGCCGCCGAGATCGTCGACTGCGCCGCCGAGCACCGCTTCGAGGTGGCCGAGTCCGTCGACATGCGGACCTTCCCGGGCAGTGAGTACGGACCCGACGCCGCACCTCCGTCGGTGGCGCGCATCCAGCAGATCAGCCAGGAGCAGTGCTCGGCTGCGGTCAAGCGCTATCTGGGAGCCCGCTTCGACCCCAACAGCCGATTCACCATCAGCATGCTCTGGTCGGGCGACAAGGCGTGGCGGCAGTCCGGCGAACGCCGGATGCTGTGCGGTCTCCAGCTGCCGGGGCCGAACAATCAGCAGCTGACATTCCAGGGCAGGGTCGCCGAGATCGACCAGTCCAAGGTGTGGCCGGTGGGTACCTGCCTCGGTATCGACCCGGCCACCAATCAGCCCACCGACATCCCGGTGGACTGCGCGGCCCCCCACGCCATGGAGGTGACCGGTGCGGTCAACCTCGCCACGAAGTTCCCCGATGTGCTGCCGCCCGAAGCCGCGCAGGACACCTTCATCAAAGACGAATGCACCAAGATGACCGACGCCTACCTGGCGCCGATCAAGCTGCGCGACACCACGTTGACGCTGATCTACAGCACCGTGTCGCTGCCGAGCTGGGCGGCGGGCAGCCACCAGGTGTCCTGCAGCATCGGCGCCACACTCGGCAACGGCGGATGGTCGACGTTGCTCAACACCGCCAAGGGCCCGCTGATGATCAACGGGCAGCCGCCGGTACCGCCGCCGGACATCCCGGAGGAGCGCCTCAGCCTGCCGCCGATCCCGATGCCCGACGCACCGTCGTCGTCGTCATCGTCGTCGTCGTCCTCGAGCAGCGGGTCTTCGGAGACCACCTACGAGGACAGCACCAGCGACAGTCAGCAGACCGTGCACGGTCCGCAGGCGACGACGGCGCCCACGCCCACCGAGCAGGCGCCGTCGGAGGTCCCGCCGCCGGGAGGTGGCAACACGTTCCTCAACGGTCCGCCACCACCACCGCCTGCTCCGCCGGCCGAGCAGCTCCCGCCGCCCGGCGCGCTGCCCCCGCCTCCGCCTCCACCGGCCCCGGTGCCCGGCCCGGTCGAGCCACCACCCCCGCTCCTCCCGCCGCCACCCGTGGCGTAG
- a CDS encoding metallopeptidase family protein, giving the protein MAVAMSPQRFDELVGDALDLIPPRLAAALDNVVILVADRNEDEPDILGLYEGTALTERDSWYAGSLPDTITIYRGALLDFCDSEKDVVDEVAITVIHEIAHHFGIDDDRLHELGWG; this is encoded by the coding sequence GTGGCCGTGGCGATGAGCCCGCAGCGGTTCGACGAGCTGGTCGGCGATGCCCTCGATCTCATCCCGCCCCGGTTGGCCGCGGCGCTCGACAACGTGGTGATCCTGGTCGCCGACCGAAACGAGGACGAGCCCGACATCCTCGGGCTGTATGAAGGCACGGCGCTGACCGAGCGGGATTCGTGGTACGCGGGTTCGTTGCCCGACACCATCACGATCTACCGCGGGGCGCTGCTGGACTTCTGTGACAGCGAGAAGGACGTCGTGGACGAAGTGGCCATCACGGTGATCCACGAGATCGCCCACCACTTCGGCATCGACGATGACCGGCTGCACGAACTCGGCTGGGGCTGA
- a CDS encoding histidine phosphatase family protein → MSGRLVLVRHGQTHGNVDRRLDTRPPGAELTDLGRDQARTFARELYRPPAMLAHSIATRAVQTAREIHTEIGTRVGADVGPHEFEGLHEVQVGDLEDRSDEEAHDEFNAIYRRWHGGELDLALPGGETAQQVLDRYVPVLDQLRMRYLDDAAWRGDIVVVSHGAAIRLVAAVLAGVDGHFAIDHHLANTESVILAPITDGRWSCLQWGKLTPPFGPETPVTTTGGADAARSTDPMG, encoded by the coding sequence GTGAGCGGACGGCTGGTGCTGGTGCGGCACGGGCAGACGCACGGAAACGTCGATCGGCGCCTGGACACCAGGCCGCCGGGGGCAGAACTCACCGATCTCGGGCGCGACCAGGCCAGGACGTTCGCCCGCGAGCTGTACCGTCCGCCGGCGATGCTGGCGCACTCGATCGCCACGCGCGCGGTGCAGACGGCCCGTGAGATCCACACCGAGATCGGCACCCGGGTGGGCGCCGACGTGGGCCCACACGAGTTCGAGGGGCTGCACGAGGTGCAGGTCGGCGACCTGGAAGACCGCTCGGACGAAGAAGCCCACGACGAGTTCAATGCCATCTACCGTCGCTGGCACGGTGGCGAGCTGGACCTCGCGCTGCCCGGCGGCGAGACCGCGCAACAGGTCCTGGACCGCTACGTGCCCGTGCTCGACCAGCTCCGGATGCGCTACCTGGACGACGCGGCCTGGCGCGGCGACATCGTCGTGGTCAGCCACGGCGCCGCGATTCGGCTGGTTGCCGCCGTCCTGGCCGGGGTGGACGGGCATTTCGCCATCGACCACCATCTGGCCAACACCGAATCTGTCATCCTGGCACCGATCACCGACGGTCGGTGGAGCTGCCTGCAGTGGGGCAAGCTGACCCCGCCGTTCGGTCCGGAGACCCCGGTGACCACCACGGGCGGCGCAGACGCCGCGCGCTCAACCGACCCGATGGGCTGA
- the pheA gene encoding prephenate dehydratase has protein sequence MPGIAYLGPEGTFTEAALRAIAANGLIPPGRGRHDAPGTETITHIATDSTAAALAAVRSGEADFACVPIENSIDGSVIPTLDSLADGAAVQIYAELTLDVSFSIAVRPGTTAGEVRTVAAFPVAAAQVKRWLTAHLPAAELVPANSNAAAAADVADGKADAAVTTALAVQRYGLQALAEGVVDEPNARTRFVLVGCPGPPPRVTGADRTSVVLRLDNVPGALVAAMTELSMRDIDLTRIESRPTRTELGSYKFFLDFVGHIDDALVAEALRALHRRCADVRYLGSWPTGDVVGAVPPRLEEAATWLDRLREGRP, from the coding sequence GTGCCCGGCATCGCCTACCTCGGTCCCGAGGGAACGTTCACCGAGGCAGCCCTGCGCGCGATCGCGGCCAACGGCCTGATTCCGCCGGGTCGTGGGCGGCACGACGCCCCCGGAACCGAGACCATCACCCACATCGCCACCGACAGCACGGCCGCCGCGCTGGCCGCCGTCCGATCCGGGGAGGCGGACTTCGCCTGCGTCCCGATCGAGAACTCGATCGACGGGTCGGTGATACCGACGCTGGACAGCCTGGCCGACGGCGCGGCGGTCCAGATCTATGCCGAACTGACCCTCGACGTGTCCTTCTCCATCGCCGTGCGCCCGGGGACCACGGCCGGGGAGGTGCGGACCGTCGCGGCTTTCCCGGTGGCGGCAGCGCAGGTGAAACGGTGGCTGACAGCGCACCTGCCCGCCGCCGAACTGGTCCCGGCCAACTCGAACGCCGCCGCGGCCGCCGATGTCGCGGACGGCAAGGCGGACGCCGCCGTCACCACCGCGCTGGCCGTGCAGCGCTACGGCCTCCAGGCACTCGCGGAGGGCGTCGTCGACGAACCGAACGCCCGAACCAGGTTCGTCCTCGTGGGGTGCCCCGGCCCGCCACCGAGAGTCACCGGCGCCGACCGGACGTCGGTGGTGCTGCGCCTGGACAACGTGCCCGGCGCGCTGGTCGCCGCGATGACCGAGCTGTCGATGCGCGACATCGACCTGACCCGGATCGAGTCCCGCCCCACCCGCACCGAGCTGGGCAGCTACAAGTTCTTCCTGGACTTCGTCGGGCACATCGACGACGCCCTGGTCGCCGAGGCGCTGCGGGCGCTGCACCGCCGCTGCGCGGACGTGCGGTATCTGGGCTCGTGGCCGACGGGCGATGTGGTGGGAGCCGTGCCACCGCGGCTGGAGGAGGCGGCGACCTGGTTGGACCGACTACGGGAGGGCAGGCCGTGA
- a CDS encoding DUF2470 domain-containing protein yields MASLTPTATPTTAERIRSACVRAGGAMLAVEGLDPVTTPVHHLLDDGSFAITVPVAGALAATVVSAGNSGIQAVLEMTDYAPLPLREPVRSLVWIQGTVRDVPMAEVPGLLDLIASADPNPALLQVNSGPEADDADAPYALMRLEIESVVVADSTGAESVALTALLGARPDPFCAMESCWLQHMESAHREVVDRLATRLPASLRQGRVRPLGLDRYGVQLRVEGDDGDHDVRLPFAKPVDDVTGLSQAIRVLMGCPFLNGLRARGA; encoded by the coding sequence ATGGCCTCACTGACACCGACTGCGACCCCCACCACGGCCGAGCGGATCCGTAGCGCGTGCGTACGGGCCGGCGGCGCGATGCTCGCCGTCGAGGGCCTCGACCCCGTCACCACCCCGGTGCACCACCTGCTCGACGACGGATCCTTCGCGATCACCGTGCCCGTCGCCGGAGCGCTCGCCGCGACGGTGGTCTCCGCGGGCAACTCGGGCATCCAGGCGGTGCTGGAGATGACCGACTACGCACCGCTGCCACTGCGCGAGCCGGTGCGGTCCCTGGTCTGGATCCAGGGCACGGTGCGCGACGTCCCGATGGCCGAAGTGCCCGGGCTGCTGGATCTGATCGCCAGCGCGGATCCCAATCCTGCTCTCCTACAAGTGAATTCCGGACCGGAAGCAGACGACGCCGACGCCCCCTACGCGCTGATGCGATTGGAGATCGAATCGGTCGTGGTTGCCGACTCGACCGGGGCCGAGTCCGTCGCGCTCACCGCCCTGCTCGGCGCCAGACCGGACCCGTTCTGCGCCATGGAGTCCTGCTGGCTGCAGCACATGGAGTCGGCGCATCGCGAGGTCGTCGACCGCCTGGCCACCCGCCTGCCCGCGTCACTTCGCCAGGGCCGGGTCCGGCCGCTCGGGCTCGATCGGTACGGCGTGCAGCTGCGGGTCGAGGGGGACGACGGTGACCACGACGTACGGCTGCCGTTCGCCAAGCCGGTCGACGACGTGACGGGCCTCAGCCAGGCCATCCGGGTCCTGATGGGATGCCCGTTCCTCAACGGCCTGCGCGCACGCGGCGCCTGA
- a CDS encoding CPBP family intramembrane glutamic endopeptidase, with amino-acid sequence MSGTDDELTDAQRRALRLEIAAVLAVTFALSAYTALLSLIEGVLLGLSGRTVALNPKRSPFDLIDLGLNLASLFQLLAWGALAIYLLWRSGDGPARIGLARIRWRQDVLGGVGLALLIGVPGLALYQIARILGLNASVEPAELNDTWWRIPVLLLLAFGNSWAEEVIVVGFLLTRLRQLKVNPWTALVVSSLLRGAYHLYQGFGAGLGNVAMGLVFGYAWQRTGRLWPLIIAHALIDAVAFVGYSLLAGRLGWLQ; translated from the coding sequence GTGAGCGGGACTGACGACGAGCTGACCGATGCGCAGCGGCGGGCGTTGCGCCTGGAGATCGCCGCCGTACTGGCGGTCACGTTCGCCCTCAGCGCGTACACGGCGCTGCTGAGTCTCATCGAGGGCGTCCTCCTCGGCCTCTCGGGCCGCACCGTCGCCCTCAACCCGAAGCGGTCGCCCTTCGACCTGATCGACCTGGGCCTGAATCTGGCCAGCCTGTTCCAGCTGCTCGCGTGGGGGGCGCTGGCCATCTACCTGTTGTGGCGCAGCGGCGACGGGCCGGCGCGGATCGGCCTCGCCAGAATCCGCTGGCGCCAGGATGTTCTCGGCGGCGTCGGACTCGCCCTGCTCATCGGCGTTCCGGGCCTCGCGCTCTATCAGATCGCCCGGATCCTGGGACTCAACGCCTCCGTCGAGCCCGCCGAACTCAACGACACCTGGTGGCGGATCCCCGTCCTGCTGCTGCTGGCCTTCGGCAATTCCTGGGCCGAGGAAGTCATCGTCGTCGGGTTCCTCCTCACCCGGCTGCGCCAGCTGAAGGTCAATCCGTGGACGGCACTTGTGGTGTCGAGCCTGTTGCGCGGCGCCTATCACCTGTATCAGGGATTCGGAGCGGGCCTCGGCAACGTCGCCATGGGTCTGGTGTTCGGGTACGCCTGGCAGCGGACCGGGCGACTGTGGCCGCTGATCATCGCCCATGCCCTGATCGACGCGGTGGCCTTCGTCGGGTACTCACTGCTGGCCGGTCGCCTCGGGTGGCTGCAGTAG